A window of the Teredinibacter franksiae genome harbors these coding sequences:
- a CDS encoding pilus assembly PilX family protein: protein MNNKCIQRLNNKQTGAVLIFAMAILLLTGIIASAVMRTGILEVKMVSNSQFK from the coding sequence ATGAACAACAAATGTATACAACGACTCAACAACAAGCAAACAGGCGCAGTACTTATTTTCGCCATGGCTATTTTACTGCTCACGGGCATTATTGCTTCGGCCGTTATGCGAACCGGTATTCTAGAAGTAAAAATGGTGAGCAATTCCCAATTTAAATAA